In the Pseudoalteromonas ulvae UL12 genome, one interval contains:
- the tyrA gene encoding bifunctional chorismate mutase/prephenate dehydrogenase gives MNDDLQSQLTLLRDEIDLCDTQLVAMLAKRNRLTEQVGLLKKEFGAPVYVPSREAQLIEARRIQAQEQGVNPDLVEDILRRMMRESYQNQQSELACVAPDLSPAVIVGGQGAMGKLFAKQFQRSGIEVRILDKANHAEQEDILAGAKLVLISVPINAVSDVVSALPPLDPDCLLVDITSVKEKPLLLMLHAHTGEVLGLHPMFGPDIEHWVKQTIVVCRGREGDKTHQFLAQLAVWGSQLVDMPADKHDEAMQIVQVMRHLTTFVYGQFLAKQPHSLEEIKSCSSPIYQLELMMVGRLFAQSPELYADIMLAQFDNVAPLLASYQDTYQATLAKLKAGDKTALIESFSQAKHFFSDSAEHFLKQSKALLNKANDAKVLD, from the coding sequence ATGAATGACGACCTTCAATCGCAATTAACCCTCCTTAGAGACGAAATCGATCTCTGCGATACTCAATTAGTGGCCATGCTGGCAAAGCGTAATCGCTTGACTGAACAAGTTGGGTTATTAAAAAAAGAGTTTGGCGCCCCTGTTTATGTGCCAAGCAGAGAGGCTCAGCTGATTGAAGCGCGTCGTATTCAAGCGCAAGAGCAAGGAGTGAACCCAGATTTAGTTGAAGATATTTTGCGACGTATGATGCGAGAATCTTATCAAAATCAACAATCTGAACTTGCTTGTGTTGCACCTGATTTATCTCCTGCAGTCATCGTGGGTGGTCAGGGTGCGATGGGTAAACTATTTGCTAAACAATTTCAACGTTCAGGAATCGAAGTTAGGATTTTAGATAAAGCCAATCACGCTGAGCAAGAAGACATTCTAGCTGGTGCAAAACTTGTGCTGATTTCTGTTCCTATTAATGCCGTCAGTGACGTGGTGTCAGCTTTACCCCCATTAGATCCAGATTGCTTGCTTGTTGATATCACCAGCGTGAAAGAAAAACCACTCCTGTTAATGTTACATGCTCATACCGGCGAAGTTCTTGGGTTACATCCGATGTTTGGTCCTGACATTGAACATTGGGTCAAACAAACGATTGTTGTTTGTCGCGGTCGAGAAGGGGATAAAACCCACCAATTTCTTGCCCAGCTCGCGGTTTGGGGAAGTCAGTTAGTCGATATGCCAGCAGATAAACATGATGAAGCGATGCAAATTGTTCAGGTTATGCGGCATTTAACCACGTTTGTCTACGGGCAGTTTTTAGCAAAACAACCTCATAGCTTAGAAGAAATAAAATCGTGCTCGTCGCCGATTTATCAATTGGAGCTAATGATGGTCGGGAGATTATTTGCGCAATCCCCAGAACTGTATGCTGATATTATGCTGGCGCAATTTGATAATGTTGCTCCTTTGCTGGCATCTTATCAAGATACATATCAAGCAACACTTGCAAAACTAAAGGCTGGCGATAAAACGGCTTTAATAGAGTCATTTAGCCAAGCGAAGCATTTTTTCTCAGACTCAGCTGAACATTTTTTAAAGCAGAGTAAAGCCTTACTTAATAAGGCAAATGACGCTAAAGTTCTTGATTAA
- the rplS gene encoding 50S ribosomal protein L19, whose amino-acid sequence MAKVNQNLIKVLEDEQLKTDVPAFGPGDTVNVKVRVKEGAKERLQAFEGVVIAKRNRGLHSSFTVRKISNGEGVERVFQTHSPLVDSVEVKRRGAVRRAKLYYLRERSGKSARIREKLN is encoded by the coding sequence ATGGCAAAAGTAAACCAAAATTTGATCAAAGTGCTCGAAGATGAGCAACTAAAAACTGACGTACCTGCGTTTGGCCCTGGTGACACGGTTAACGTTAAAGTACGAGTTAAAGAAGGTGCTAAAGAGCGTCTACAGGCGTTTGAAGGTGTGGTAATCGCTAAGCGTAACCGTGGTCTACACTCATCTTTCACAGTTCGTAAAATCTCGAACGGTGAAGGTGTTGAGCGTGTATTCCAAACACACAGCCCTTTAGTTGATAGCGTAGAAGTTAAGCGTCGCGGTGCAGTTCGTCGTGCTAAGCTTTACTACCTACGTGAGCGTTCTGGTAAGTCTGCACGTATTAGAGAAAAACTTAACTAA
- the trmD gene encoding tRNA (guanosine(37)-N1)-methyltransferase TrmD translates to MVDKSQLWVGVISLFPEMFDAITKQGVTGRAVKQGLIDFHCWNPRDYALDKHRTVDDRPYGGGPGMLMMVEPLQKAIAQAKAAAGEGAKVIYMSPQGRKLDQQGAAELASQEKLILVAGRYEGIDERIIESYVDEEWSIGDFIMSGGELPAMTLIDTVARLVPGVLGHNQSAEQDSFSDGLLDCPHYTRPEILDGKQVPTVLLSGNHQAIAKWRLKQSLGRTWLRRPDLLYNLALTEEQTELLAEFQQEHNSVCG, encoded by the coding sequence ATGGTAGATAAATCGCAGTTATGGGTGGGGGTGATAAGCCTTTTCCCAGAAATGTTTGATGCAATTACCAAGCAAGGCGTGACTGGTCGGGCAGTGAAACAAGGTTTAATTGATTTTCATTGTTGGAATCCTCGGGATTATGCTTTAGACAAGCATCGTACCGTTGATGACCGCCCCTATGGTGGCGGGCCTGGAATGTTAATGATGGTTGAACCACTGCAAAAAGCGATTGCGCAAGCAAAAGCGGCTGCAGGTGAAGGTGCAAAAGTAATTTATATGTCCCCTCAAGGGCGTAAACTAGATCAGCAAGGTGCGGCAGAACTTGCCTCGCAAGAAAAGCTGATCCTCGTAGCGGGTCGCTATGAAGGTATAGATGAGCGAATTATAGAATCGTACGTTGACGAAGAATGGTCAATAGGTGATTTTATAATGAGTGGTGGTGAACTACCTGCAATGACATTAATCGACACAGTCGCTCGATTAGTGCCTGGAGTGTTAGGACACAATCAGTCAGCAGAGCAAGATTCATTTTCGGATGGCTTGTTAGATTGTCCTCATTATACTCGGCCGGAAATATTGGATGGTAAACAAGTTCCTACTGTATTACTCAGTGGTAACCACCAAGCAATCGCGAAATGGCGGCTAAAGCAGTCATTAGGGAGAACTTGGTTAAGACGTCCAGACTTGTTGTATAACCTAGCTCTGACTGAGGAGCAGACTGAGCTACTTGCTGAGTTTCAGCAAGAACATAACTCTGTTTGTGGCTAG
- the rimM gene encoding ribosome maturation factor RimM (Essential for efficient processing of 16S rRNA): MSQENTSIVVGKLGAPYGIKGWLKVHSFTDDPVGIFDFSPWLIGQQGKWQSLAVVDWRRHSKGFIAKFANIDDRDQAVAYTNAEIAVVEAQLPELPQGEFYWRDLIGMSVVTDKGYSLGTVDDLMETGSNDVLVVKANSNDGFGQSERLIPYLTDSVIKNVDADAREITVDWDPSF, translated from the coding sequence ATGAGTCAAGAGAACACCTCAATAGTAGTAGGAAAGCTCGGAGCCCCTTACGGTATAAAGGGCTGGCTTAAGGTACATTCATTTACTGATGATCCCGTAGGGATTTTCGATTTCAGCCCATGGTTGATAGGTCAACAAGGTAAATGGCAATCCCTTGCAGTGGTCGACTGGCGTCGTCACAGTAAAGGATTTATCGCCAAGTTTGCGAATATAGATGATAGAGATCAAGCGGTTGCTTATACAAACGCTGAAATCGCTGTCGTTGAAGCGCAACTTCCAGAATTACCGCAAGGTGAATTCTATTGGCGAGACCTCATCGGTATGTCTGTTGTAACTGATAAAGGTTACAGCTTAGGGACAGTCGATGACTTGATGGAGACAGGATCAAACGATGTGCTAGTTGTGAAAGCAAATAGTAACGATGGTTTTGGTCAATCTGAACGTTTAATTCCATATTTAACAGATTCAGTTATTAAGAATGTGGATGCGGACGCCAGAGAGATTACGGTCGATTGGGATCCAAGCTTTTAA
- the rpsP gene encoding 30S ribosomal protein S16: MVTIRLQRGGAKKRPFYQIVVADSRFSRDGRFIEKVGFFNPIAQGQEEKIRVDLTRVEHWVGQGASLTDRVAKIVKDARKAA; encoded by the coding sequence ATGGTAACTATTCGTTTGCAACGTGGTGGCGCTAAAAAGCGTCCTTTCTATCAAATTGTGGTTGCGGATAGCCGTTTCTCGCGTGACGGTCGCTTCATCGAGAAAGTTGGTTTCTTTAATCCAATTGCTCAAGGTCAGGAAGAGAAAATTCGTGTTGATTTAACTCGTGTTGAACACTGGGTAGGTCAAGGTGCATCTCTTACAGATCGCGTAGCTAAAATTGTTAAAGACGCTCGTAAAGCGGCTTAA
- a CDS encoding chorismate mutase — MANDVLDALRKDINEIDAELLVLLAKRRRISHSVVEYKIAHNKPIRDEERELIVLEKLISYGKSLGLDGYYVNNVFQTIIEDSVLHQQAMLQQNLNPESLNETNRVAYLGGQGSYSQLACHKYFSRRPGQVIELGCDSFQKITQLVETGQADYGLLPIENTCSGSINEVYDLLQHAQVSIVGELTQSVEHCLIAQPGVELQDITKVFGHPQPFAQCSQFVQGLGDMQLSYCDSTSSAIQEALKTKNSAAIASAQAGKNAGLEVVKSAVANQPDNHSRFIVVARKAMQVSKQIPTKTTLIMATAQSAGALADALMIFKQQQINLVKLESRPVPGNPWEEVFYVDLEANLAQSNVKRALESLKEVTEYIRILGCYPSESMKAVKVNTPSSHAIEN, encoded by the coding sequence ATGGCAAATGATGTACTCGATGCATTAAGAAAAGACATCAATGAAATAGATGCAGAGTTATTAGTACTGTTGGCAAAACGACGCAGGATCAGCCACTCAGTAGTTGAATACAAAATCGCTCACAATAAACCGATCCGCGATGAAGAGCGTGAGTTAATTGTGCTTGAGAAGTTAATTTCCTACGGTAAGTCACTCGGCTTAGATGGGTATTACGTAAACAATGTATTTCAAACCATTATTGAAGATTCCGTATTACACCAACAGGCCATGTTGCAGCAAAACCTCAATCCTGAGAGCTTAAATGAAACAAATCGTGTTGCTTACCTCGGCGGTCAAGGTTCATATAGTCAATTGGCTTGCCATAAATATTTTAGTCGCCGTCCGGGTCAAGTCATCGAGCTTGGATGCGATAGTTTCCAAAAAATCACCCAGCTAGTTGAAACCGGCCAAGCCGATTACGGGCTATTGCCAATAGAGAATACCTGCTCAGGGAGTATTAATGAGGTTTATGACCTCTTACAGCACGCGCAAGTCTCTATTGTTGGCGAGTTAACTCAATCAGTTGAGCACTGCCTCATCGCACAACCTGGCGTTGAACTGCAAGATATCACTAAAGTCTTTGGCCACCCTCAACCCTTTGCTCAATGTAGTCAATTTGTGCAAGGACTCGGTGATATGCAATTGTCCTACTGTGACTCAACCTCCAGTGCGATACAAGAAGCACTGAAAACCAAAAACAGTGCAGCTATAGCATCTGCTCAAGCAGGTAAAAACGCAGGATTAGAAGTCGTGAAATCAGCGGTGGCCAATCAACCCGATAACCACAGTCGTTTTATTGTTGTCGCTCGTAAAGCCATGCAAGTGTCTAAACAAATCCCAACAAAAACCACATTAATTATGGCAACCGCACAAAGTGCAGGAGCCTTAGCCGATGCGTTAATGATTTTCAAACAACAGCAGATCAACCTAGTTAAACTTGAATCTCGTCCTGTCCCTGGTAACCCTTGGGAAGAAGTATTTTACGTTGATTTAGAAGCGAATTTAGCACAAAGCAATGTCAAACGTGCATTGGAATCTTTGAAGGAAGTAACTGAGTATATTCGTATTCTTGGCTGCTACCCAAGTGAATCAATGAAAGCCGTCAAAGTTAATACCCCATCATCTCACGCCATAGAAAATTAA
- the ffh gene encoding signal recognition particle protein, whose amino-acid sequence MFENLQERLGKTLKNISGRGRLTEENIKDTLREVRMALLEADVALPVVRDFVKVVKERAVGAEVTKSLSPGQVFVKIVRQELEKAMGEANEELNLNAQPPAVIMMAGLQGAGKTTSVAKLAKFLTERKKKSVLVVSADVYRPAAIKQLETLATEVKVDFFPSDISQKPVDIANGAIDHAKRKFIDVVILDTAGRLHVDSDMMDEIKALHHAVKPIETLFVVDSMTGQDAANTAKAFDEALPLTGVILTKTDGDARGGAALSIRHITGKPIKFMGVGERTDALEPFHPDRIASRILGMGDVLSLIEEVEMKVDKEQAAKVANKVLKGDGFTLEDFADQLKQMKNMGGMMSMLDKLPGMANLPDSVKDQMGDKSFVQMEAIISSMTMKERIRPEIIKGSRKKRIAAGSGTQVQDVNKLLKQFTQMQKMMKKMKGKGGMMKMMRGMKNMMPPGMMGGPKF is encoded by the coding sequence ATGTTTGAAAACTTACAGGAACGTTTAGGTAAAACCCTAAAGAATATTAGTGGCCGAGGTCGCTTAACTGAAGAGAATATTAAAGACACGTTGCGTGAAGTACGCATGGCATTGCTTGAAGCTGATGTAGCGTTACCGGTTGTACGTGACTTTGTTAAAGTCGTAAAAGAGCGCGCTGTTGGTGCTGAAGTCACCAAAAGTCTGAGCCCTGGCCAAGTATTTGTTAAAATTGTACGCCAAGAATTAGAAAAAGCGATGGGGGAAGCCAATGAAGAGCTCAACCTAAACGCCCAACCGCCAGCTGTTATCATGATGGCGGGTTTGCAAGGGGCGGGTAAAACAACCAGCGTTGCAAAGCTTGCTAAGTTTCTAACTGAACGTAAGAAAAAGTCAGTATTAGTGGTGAGTGCCGATGTTTATCGCCCCGCGGCGATAAAACAGCTTGAAACTTTAGCGACCGAAGTCAAGGTCGATTTTTTTCCAAGTGATATTTCTCAAAAGCCTGTAGATATCGCCAACGGCGCAATTGATCATGCTAAACGTAAGTTTATTGATGTTGTCATCCTAGATACCGCAGGGCGACTTCACGTTGATAGCGATATGATGGATGAAATTAAAGCGCTTCATCACGCAGTCAAGCCAATCGAAACACTGTTTGTTGTTGACTCCATGACAGGTCAAGATGCGGCCAATACTGCCAAAGCATTTGACGAAGCATTGCCACTTACAGGGGTGATTTTAACTAAAACTGATGGTGATGCACGGGGCGGTGCCGCATTATCTATTCGTCATATTACCGGTAAACCAATCAAGTTTATGGGGGTAGGTGAGCGCACCGATGCACTTGAACCTTTCCACCCAGATCGGATCGCGTCACGTATATTAGGCATGGGCGACGTACTTTCATTAATCGAAGAAGTCGAGATGAAAGTGGATAAAGAGCAAGCTGCCAAAGTTGCTAACAAAGTGCTTAAAGGCGATGGGTTTACCCTTGAAGATTTTGCTGATCAATTAAAGCAAATGAAAAATATGGGGGGTATGATGTCTATGCTCGATAAATTGCCTGGCATGGCAAATTTACCTGACTCAGTTAAAGATCAGATGGGTGACAAATCGTTTGTACAAATGGAAGCGATTATTAGCTCGATGACGATGAAAGAGCGTATCCGTCCAGAAATCATCAAAGGTTCACGCAAAAAGCGTATCGCGGCGGGCTCAGGCACTCAAGTGCAAGATGTAAACAAGCTTTTAAAACAGTTTACCCAAATGCAAAAAATGATGAAGAAAATGAAAGGCAAAGGCGGCATGATGAAAATGATGCGCGGCATGAAAAACATGATGCCTCCGGGCATGATGGGTGGGCCAAAATTCTAA